TAAAATCTAATGTCTAAAGTCTAGTATCTAAAATCCACCCCCTACCATCTACCGTATAATATCTTTCGTATCTTTGGCCAAATTTTGGTAAAATGGATTCAACTCGACAGCTCAAGATAGGACGGCTTCTCCAAAAGGATTTGGGCGAGCTCATTCAGCGACAAGGCCTACAGGCGTACGATGGCGCGATGGTTTCGGTTACGACCGTACGCGTATCGCCCGACCTCAGCTTCGCACGGGTGTACGTCAGCATATTCCCCTCGGCCAAGGCCAAGGAGGTAAAGGTAAAGCTCGACGCGCACGCCAAGATGCTCCGCTTCGAGCTAGGGCAGCGCGTTCGCCATCAGCTGCGCATCGTCCCCGAACTGGCATTCTATATCGACGACTCGCTCGACTACGTGGAGCGCATCGACAACCTTCTCAAGTAGATTATTCCTATAATTGGCCGAAAATATTCATGATTAAGTACGTCATTGCGCTAGCAACAAGGTTTATTCCCCGCCACCAGCTGCAAAAGGTTGCCCATACGTTTATGAAGGCAATCACGCCGTTCTACACCGGCACCAACTTCGAAGACCCGATCGATGGGCGCACCTACCGCAAGCTTCTTCCTTACGGGCGTATAACCCCACGGCAGAATGCGCTTGCGCCATACTCCATGTCGCTGGAGCGCCATCGCCTGCTATGGTTGTTCCTAAAGCAGAAAACCAGCTTCTTCAGCAAGCCAGCGAGGATGCTGCATGTTGCCCCCGAGTACTGCTTCATTCCCCTATTTAGGAGGCTGAAGCATATCGAGTACATCACCGGCGACCTCATCTCGCCCTGGGCCGATGTGAAGATGGACGTTCAGGACATCCCCTTCCCCGACGATTCGTTTGATATCATCATGTGCAACCACGTCCTGGAGCACGTCACCGACGATAGGAAGGCCATGTGCGAGTTTTTTCGGGTGATGAAGCCCGGCGGATGGGGCATCTTCGAGGTTCCTGTAGACTACAGCAACCCTAAAACGCTCGAAGATCCAGCCATCAATACGCCCGAGCTGCGCGAAAAGCACTACTGGCAGGACGATCATCTTCGCCTCTACGGCCGCGACTACGCCGATAAGCTCCGCTCGGTTGGCTTCGATGTCACCGAAGACAACCTGCTGATGGAGCTCGCTCCCGAGCAGCGTAAGCGCTACGCCCTTCCCCCACAGGAGATCGTGTACCTCTGCAAGAAACCACAATTGTAAAAAGCCTCAATAGAACTCGAAATGCAGCTGCCACTCTTTTTTGCCCGACGGTACCTCTTCTCCAAGAAGAAGCACACCTCCATCAACATCATGTCGATGATTAGCCTTGTGGGGGTTGCCGTAGGAGCAATGGCGCTGGTGGTTATTCTCTCGGTGTACAACGGATTCGACAGCTACGTTCGATCCCTCTACAGCACGTTCGATCCCGAGCTAAAGATCACCCCCGCCGAAGGTAAATTCTTCAAGTACGACGATGCCCTAAAGGCTAAACTGATGGCGGTCGACGGCGTTCAAACCGTTAGCCGCACGCTCGAAGAGAATGCCCTGGTGCGGTACGCCAACAAGCAGCAAATTATAACCGTAAAGGGGGTCGACGATAGCTACTCAAAGGTGGTGGGCATCGACTCCATGCTAGTTGGTGGAAACTTCATCCTAACGCAAGGCGATATCGATAAAGCCTCGGTAGGCGCCATGATTGCCCAGTCGTTGGGCATTGGCGTAAACTTCATGGATCCGCTCTTTATTTATCTCCCCAATCGGGATGCAACGGATATGCAGTCTCCAGATTCCTTCTCGGAGCGGTACGTTTTCCCCACATCCATCTTTCAGACGAATCTAGACTACGACATGAAGTACGTGATGGTGCCCATTCGTTTGCTGGATGCTGCGTACAACTTCACCAACGAAGCCTCGGCGCTGGAGGTGAAAGTAAAGCCTGGCGCTAATTTATCCGATGTTTACGGCAAGATGAAAGAGGCCTTGGGGAGTAAGTACGAGGTTAAGGACCGCTTCATGCAGAACGAGGTGCTTTTCCGAATCATGAAGTCGGAGAAGTGGATTATATACATGATTCTTTCGCTAATTCTCATCGTTGCCTCCTTTAATATAATAGGATCGCTCTCGATGCTGATGCTTGATAAGCAGGAGGATGTTTTTGTGCTTCGTTCGCTGGGCGCATCGTCGAAGTTGATCGAACGAATCTTTTTATTCGAGGGGTGGCTAATTTCCATTTTTGGCGCCAGCATAGGCGTTGTACTTGGATTAGGAGTAGCTCTTCTGCAGAAATACTATAAAATAGTAAAGCTATCTACCGAGGGAGCCTTTGTGCTTGATGCCTATCCCGTAAAAATTGAAGCTGTAGATTTGCTAGCTGTATTTATTACAGTTGTTCTTATTGGCTATTTTGCGGCTCGCTATCCAATATCTTCTTTAAAGAAGCAATTGGTGTAGTTTTTAGGGTTAAAGCTTGCTCAACTAAACATATTATTCCTGTGAATTAACAAATAATAGAGAAAAAATTTTGTAATAATGCTTTTAAAAGTTAAATTCGTGCAGGCAGTGAACAACTGTTTCCACGTTTAAGTATTAAGGGATAGCTCGTTAAGTATTAAATCTGTTTGTTGGAATGAGGAACTTCTACGTATTTGCTAGGATAGCGATGCTTTTCATCGCTAGTTTTGGTGTTTTGGGGGGATTAGCGCAGTCTCGTTATTGGGTCGGTGGTTCCGGAAACTGGTCGGATAGCCAACACTGGTCGTACACATCAGGCGGAAAGGGAGGTGCTGCTGTTCCAACTCAAGCAAACTTAGTTGTTGTTGATAGAAATTCTTTCAGATCCGAAGGGGTAATTAAGCTCGATCATGACATAAAGGTTGGAGGTCTTTTCTGGAATGAAGACGTTGCATTGTCTGGCTTTGAAGGTAATTACACCATTACGTCTGATGGAAATTTGATATTCGAGTCAACCCGCAGCTGGATGGGGACTTTTGTTCTATCCTCCTCTTCCGAGCGGTATGTTTCGTTTCCTTCTTCAACTATTGGTGCAAATCTCTTATTCGAATCCCAAGCAAATTATTATTTCTTGTCTGGTTTAACAACCAGCGGTACCCTAGAAGTCGAAGGAAATAATGTGAATTTCGGCAACCATAAGATAAAGGCTCAAACTCTTATTGCTCCAAATGGAGTGAAAAAGACTGCTTACAAAACAGGGTTTCTTAAGACAACAGAACCTTCTCAAAATAGTGTTTTTCAAGTTGATTTTGATTTAACTAACATATCTTGTTCAAGCAGTGTTGACGGAAGTATCAAGATTAATAAAGTTACTGCTGGAGTAAAGGATGTTACTTCAACAACAACTTTTCAATGGACAGATGCAGGAGGCAAGGTAATTCCAGGAACTACCTTGTTGTCAAATTTATCTGGTGGAAGCTACTTCTTAAAGATGACTAGTGGAATACTAAAGGATGTTAAGCGATTTGATATAAAGCCTCCAATTCCATTAACGTTTGATGATTTTTTAGTAACCAATGCTTCATGTAATGGAGGTAATGGAAATGTTAGTTTAAGTTTAATAGGAGGAACTGCTCCTTATAAATATGTATTAAACACGAATCCTCCTGTTCCTTTCGATGGGTCGTATTTGTCATTAGATATAGCGGTTGGAACGTATTCGTTATCTATTATTGATAGCCATTCTTGTCTCTATGATTATAGCAATGCCTCTGGTAAAAATGAAATTGTAATCAGCCAACCTGCTCCAATTGTACTAACAGCAACACATACCGATGTTAATGGTTGTTTTGGGAATAGCAATGGTACTATATCTATTGTAGCAACAGGAGGAACTGTCGATAGTCCGCTGGAGGGTTCGTATGATGGCAGCAAGTATGTTCTGTTACCTACAGATGGAAAAAACACTTTTGCATCTCTTCCTGCTGGAATCTATTCTAATGTAATAGTAAGACGCGTTAAGGATGTTAACTGTAAAAGCGTAGCTCCAGCACAAAAAATTGATCAACCTGTTAAACTATCAGCAACAGTTTCTACTGTTCCTGTTTCGGGTTGTAGTGCAACTCCTGATGGGCAGATTGTTATTACAGGTGCTTCTGGAGGCTCGGGGAAATATCAGTTCTCTAAGGATGGCGGAAGTACTTGGTTTAGTAATAGTGGCTCGGCGTCGTATACCTTTACGGGTGTAGATGTTGGTAATTATAAGGTGTGGGTCGAAGATTTAGATAATCCAGGATGTCGTATTCAGCTTAATGGAGGAAGTGACGTTGCTATTACTGCCAAGCCTGCGCTTACTGCAACAGTAACTTTTACCGATATTACTTGTAGCGGGGCAAATGATGGAGTAATCACCATAACCAACCCTCAAGGTGGCTCAGGAATTTATGACTATACAATTTCAGGAGCGGTAGGCTGGAAGGCTGGGGATAACTCCGGTACTGGGGGGCTCGTATCTAGTGCTCTCCCTCCTAAACCTGCACCTGGTTACACCATACAGATTAGAGATAATAAAAATCAAACTTGTGTTAAGGTTATCGGTAATGTTGTAATATCCGATCCTGCTCCATTGAACGCAAGCATTGTTACGGTTCCTGTAACAGGGTGTTATAATAGTAAGAACGGTAGCATAACTTTTTCGAATCCGACAGGGGGGAGAACTGTACCTCCAACAGTATACGAGTTTACAATAGATGGAACAACATGGTCTACCGCTGCCTCTTTCCCTAATCTTGATCCAGGATTAAAGACTCCGATTAAGATGCGAGATCAGGCACATAAGTCGTGCGAGAAGAGTTTTAGTAATCAAACGATTGTTGGACCTGCACAGATAAAATCAGGATTTACATCTACTAATGTTAAGGTTTGTGCTGATGCCGCTAATGGTAGTATTACCTTTGTTAATCCAACAGGAGGGTCTGGAAGCTATGAGTTTTCAATAGATGGCGGTCTTACCTATTCAACTCCAGTTGGAAATGTGTTTGTTGGTCTAGATAAGGGGGCTCGCTCTCTTTTTGTAAGAAATAAAGCAACACACGATTGTGCTGAGCATATAGGAGACGTAAACATTACAGCACCTCCAGTAATGAGTGCTATTGTAACAAGCACGCCATCGTGTTATGGTAAATCTACCGGATCCATTACGGTAAGCAATCCAACAGGAGGTTTATCTGGTACGTATAAGTATTCACGTGATAATGCGAACTGGTTTACAGGTACAGGTGGAGCCTCTGGGAAAGACTACACCTTTACTAATCTGCCTAAGGGGGATTATCCTATTTACATTCAGGATGCTGCGAACCCAACATGCATTAAACTGTTGAGTAGTCCTACAACCTCTGTAGGAGAAACAAATAATCTTACTGCTGACGTCAAGGCGAATCCTGCTACAGGTTGTGCTATAACTAACAATGGCTCCATTGTAATAACCAATCCAGCAGGTGCTGCAACTGGTCAGTACGAGTATAGGCTAAATTCCGACGCTTGGAGTTCATCTGGATCCTTCCCTAATCTTGCACCTGGAGATTATGATGTATTTATTAGGGAGAAGAACTCCGTTTGCGATATTTGGTTGGGTAAGAAAACTGTATCCCCACCATCTCTTTTAACCATTAATTCTATAGATAAGGTTGATCCATCTTGCTTTATAGAAGCGATACCTTCAGGATCTATTACTGTAAATGCATCGGGTGGCACGCCTGCATTAGCTTATACTATTAATACAGGTGAGTTGCCAAAAGGAACTTTGTTTGAGCATTTGAAGGCTGGCAAGTACACCGTTACAGTTACAGATGCGGCTGGTTGTTCTAAATCTTCTGATGTAGAGTTGCTTTCTGCGGCTCAAATTGTTCCAACAGTAACTCATGAGGATGTTAGTTGTGCAGGAAAGGGTAAAATAACCATTACGGCTCTTCCTGCTTCAGGTACGTATCAGTATTCCATTAAAGGAGGTGTTGCTGGAACTTTTTCCTCAAGTGGATCTTTCACGGGTCAAGATGCAGGTTCTTATACAGCTGTTGTTATGGACTCGAAAGGATGCTTATCAAGTAAGATTCCTGTAACCATAAAGGATGCTGTTGTTCTTGATGTGGCAGTTGTAAGTATTACACCCGTTAAGTGTAATGGGGAAAGTAGTGGAATTATCAATTTGAAGATTAATTCGGGAACTCCTAACTACTACTATAATATAGGTGCAGGAATTGTTCCATTAGTAGGAACTTCTATTACAGGGCTAAAAGCAAAGAATGGTTATTCACTTACCATTAGCGACGATGCAGGATGTAGTAAAGATTTAGGTTCGGTAGATGTTGGAGAGCCAGATCCTATTACTGCTACTATTGATAAGCAAGATGATACTGGGTGTTCTGGTAATCCAACAGGTTTTATTAAGATTGTCAATCCTAAAGGTGGTACACCTAGTCTTACTTATTCGTATACTGTTGTTCCATTATTCGGAAATAACCCTAACTTCCTTGGCTTAGCTAAGGGCGACTATCCTGTTGCAATTAAGGATGGAGCGGGCTGTATTCAACCATTGGGAACTGTAAAAATAGGAGATGCTAAATTGGACATCGATCTTGCAGCAACCGCCGTTACGAATGTTGCTTGTAATGGTGATAAAACAGGATCTATTACTGTTGCTGTAATCGGAGGTTCTGGGTCATATGGTTATTCTATAAGTAATGGAGCAACTCCTGTCGGAAATAAGTTTGATAAGCTTGGACAAGGAAATTATGACGTAACCGTAAAAGATAATAATACAGGATGTAGCGTAACTAAGAAGATTCCTGTAACAGAGCCGAGCGCTATTGTACCTCATATTCAGAAGTATGATATCACCTGTAAAGGATTGGGGAATGGTCGTATACTAGTTGCTCCTACAGGTGGTAAAAATACACCAAATCCTTATGTGATAACTCTGACACCTGCTGCAACGTTTGATTATGTTAAGGGCGAATTTAGTGGATTGGGGCCAAATGCAAATTATACGGTTACGGTAGAGGATAATAACGCATGTAAAAGCGTTACGAGTGGAATAGGTATTATTGAACCTTCACCTATTAGTATAACATCACAATTCTCTAAAAATCCTACTTGTAGTAGTAGTGGTATAATTAAAGTTGAAGCTGAAGGTGGAACACCTCCTTTAAAATACTCCTTAATAAAGGATGCTGCTGTTGTTACGTCTAACGACAATGGATCATTCTCTGTAGGTGCAGGCGATTATATTGTTGATGTTACCGATGCCAATAGCTGTGCAAAGGTTAGTACACCATCGATAAAGTTAACATCTCCATCTACTATCGTATTTAGCAATGTTATTGTCCCCAAGATTAACTGTAGTACAGAGAAAACATCACTAACTGTTACTGTTTCTGGTATCTCTGGGACTCCTACAGTTACTCTTGCTAAGGATGGTGTTGCAACAACAGCGCCCAGTGTTACTAAGATAGGGGCAAATTACGAGGTAAAAGCGGCTAACTTGTCGGGTGGTAAGTATACTGTTACCGTTACAGATAGCAACGACCCTACCTGTAAGCAATCTTTGGATATAGATATTATAGAACCAACGGCGCTAACGCTTGATACGCCAGTTATTAACCCTCCAACTTCGGGTAATAATGGAAGTATTTCGATTTTAGCACACAATGGAACGCCAAGTTATACATATACGATTACTCCTGGAACTTTGCCCTCAAATAGCACGGGTATCTTTAATGGTCTTGGTATAGATACCTATACCATTAAGGTTGTTGATGCTAATGGGTGTTCTATTAGCAGTAGTCCAATAGTTCTATCGAGTATAAGCGTTACTGCTGTTGGGGCTGATATCTCGTGTTTTGGAGCAAAAGATGGGAAGATCACCGTTAATATTACGGGCGGAGTCTCTCCTTTTACCATTAAGTTAACGCCTCCATCTCCAGCTGCTGTTCAAACATTTACTGCTGCAGCAAGTCCTTTTGTTATAGATAAGCAGGACAAGGGAACCTATCTTGTTGATGTTGCAGATAAGAATGGAACCTCTGTTGCAACAATGACAGTAACGATTAATGAGCCCAGTGCATTGGTTATTGCATTGCAAAATGCAACATCACGACTTTGCGCTGGAAGCAATACGGGTAAGATTGATGTAGTTATTACTGGAGGGAATACTCCATATGATATCACATGGGTCGGTGACAATGCTGGTGTTCCTACGACAGGAGGTAAACTTGTTGGGCAATCTATCACTGAATTATCTGCTGGTAAATATGTCGTAACGGTCAAGTCTGCAGGAGGTGGGTGTGCTACAACTGCCGAACATACGATTGTTGATAATCCTGCCATAACTTATACGGTTGATCCGAAGAATCCTATTTGTGGAAGTCCTACTTCTGGATCTATAGCGGTTACAGTTACGAGCACAAATAGTGCGGCCACATATTCATATGCTAAAGATGGTGTTACGTTCGATAATACTGATGGAAAGTTTACTGGATTGTCGCAGGGTGCCTATACCATAGCGGTAAACGATGGTTTAGGATGCCAATCAGCGAGTCAGAATGTTAATCTTACTTCACCAACGGCTATAAGTATTGCAGATGTAACCAAAACTGACACTAAATGTGCCATTGGAGGTACTGTTACAGTAAAAGCTGCAGGTGGTGGTGGCGATTTGACATATAAGTTGCTGAGATCGGGCAGTAAGGTGCTTGTTGCATCGAATACTAACTCGTTAGGCGAGTTTACCTTTGTTGACGTTCCTGCAGGGAAGTATTTAGTTGAGGTAACCGATGGTGGAACATGTCCTGCTAGTTGGCCAAACCCTATTACCATTGCAAATGGAGGTGGGGCAACAACAATTAAGGTGGTAACCTATACTGTCGACAATATTAAGTGCTTTGGCGATTTGGGTAAGGCAACAATAAAGGTTATGGGTGTTCAGGGAACGCTCAGCTGTGCCTTTGTGAATAAGACTACAGGGGTAACGCTTACCGAAGGTGTTGACTATACCTTTAAGGCAACACCTGGAGCCAATGCCGGAGATTACACCATAGAGGTTGGAGGATTTACAGCAGGCACTTATAACATGTTTATTAGCGATGATAATGCTTGTCCACAGAAATTCCCATTTGGAATTTCAGGTCCAACGAAGTTGAAGATTGATTCTGTAACAAAGCTGGATCCTTCATCAAATTCTTCTGCCGATGGATCCATCACCGTTGTTGCTTCGGGTGGTGTTAAACTCGGAGCCGCTCCTGGGTATTACACCTACTCCAAGGATGGTGTCGATTTCAGTAATACTACTGGAGTTTTCGATAAGTTGAATCCTGGTAAGTATATTATTACCGTAAAGGATAAGAACCACTGTATTGTTGCTACCGACGAAATTGAGTTGATAGCAAAGTCAAACCTCAATATTGACGACATTATTATTGGGAATCCCAAATGTCATAAAGAATTGAATGGTACTATTGACATTTACGCTTCGGGCGGTAGTGGCAAAATGATGTACTCAATTTATGGGGATAACAAAGACAAATACGGATATGACTCTCATTTCGAAGGTCTACCTGCTGGAAAGTATACGGTTTGTGTAAAGGATGAGGCTAATGTTGTTGCTACTCGAGAAGTCGATCTAGTTGATCCTGACCCTGTAGTTGTAACTCTAATTAAGACTCAAACGCCTTCTGCTAATGGCGCTACTGATGGTAGTATCGTAGTTAAAGCAACAGGAGGTTCCGGAAACTATGTTTACTCGTTGGTTGACGTCAACTCTGGAATGGAGATGTCGAATGTTACCACTGGTAGCGTAGAGGTAAACTTTAATAAGCTGCCAAGCGGTACCTACACCATCACGGCAACCGATGATAATGGTTGTTCGGGCACTGTTGGTCCGATTGTTCTCGAGGAACTCTCTCTATATGTCAACATAACTCATGTTAAGTGTGCTAACGAGAAGACGGGTAAGCTGGATGTCGATGTTAAGGGCGGTACTGAGCCGTTTAAGTTGACGTGGCAACCTGCGGGTGGTACCGTGAATGGTCCTTTTGATGTAACCGACAGAAAGTATAGTATTCCTGATTTGGATGCTGGCGATTACATTATATCGGTTACCGATGGTACTGGTACTACCGAGACTATGACGGCAACCATTAAGCCTGCGGTTACGCTTTTGGCTAGCGTAAAAGCAAAGCCTGAGACAATTTGTGCGGGTACAACCGATGGAAAGGTAGAACTCGACATCTCTGGTGGCAATCCAGGATATAAAATTACGTGGGTGGCTGATACCCCTAGTCCTGAAGGTGCAACGGGGACTGTTACTGGAACCACTATAAGTGGGCTATGGCCTTCGAAGTACCATATTACCATTACAGATGCTGATGGTGCTGGTTGTTCTTTGGTTCTTGATACCGAGGTAGAGAGTTATCCTGCTATAGTTATTGATAAGGTTGAGCCTACACAGCCAAAGTGTAATGGCGATCTAGGGGCAGTTAAAGTTACCGCCTCTGGTGGTGTTGGCGATTTGAAATACTCTGCAACTATTGACGGTGTTGTGGTTGAAAATACTACAGGCCTGTTTGATAAGATGAAACCAGGGTCGTATACCATAAATGTAACGGATACAAAGGGCTGTACTAATAAATCGGCTGTTGTAGAAATTGTAGAACCAAAGGCTATCGTCATTACGGTGGTCGAGGTTAAGGATGTTACCTGTACCTCTAAGGGTAAGATTACTGTTACTGCCGAGGGTGGTACTGGTAAGCTGACATTCTCTAATGGAACCGACACCAATGAAACTGGTATATTCGACAACTTGGATGCTAAAACCTATACCATAACCGTCACCGACGAGGCTTCCTGCTCCGCAAGCAAGGATGTTCCTGTCGTGTCAACCGCTGCGCTCAAGATTACGAACCTAGTGGTGGACGATGTTAAGTGTAACGGGAAATCAACGGGTAAGGTATCGTTCAATGTCGACGGCGCAACCTCTGGTTTGGTCGTTACCGTTAATGGTACTCCTGTTACGCCTGATGCTGCTGGCCTATACGTGGTAGATGGCTTGAAAGCAGGTGCTGTTACCATCAATGCCAAGGACGATTCGGGGTGTGATATTACGGAGCAGCCTACCATTGTAGAACCTACGGCAATAACAGCTGATATTATTGTCACTTCAGTGCCTAAAGATCCCGCCGATCCTTCTGGTTCTATCCAGGTTACCGTTCATGGTGGCTCGGGCGTGTACGATATTATCTGCATCAATCCAGATAATGGAATTAACATGACCATTACTGCTGGCGAAAATGTTGCTGCAATTTTCAATAAGCTTCCTCTTGGTAAGTACACCATTACAATTGACGACGGCAACAGCTGTCCGTATACTGGCGAAGTTGTTATTGCCAACTTAAGCATGACCGCCAAGGGTATTTCTGGTAGCTGTAAGGATCCAAAAGGCTCGATTGAGGTTTCCATTACCGATGGCGCAAAACCTTACACGGTAACCTATACCAAGAAGGGTGATGCCACGGTTATCGAAACAAAGACAGGAAACGAGAATCTGGTAACTTTTGCAGGCGTTGATGCAGGTGATTATACTGTTAAGGTTGCTGACAATAGCGGATTCGAGATTACGGGCGATGTTAATGTACCTACGTATACAGCGCCAGTTATAACCCAAAAGAGCACCTGTAACGTAAATAGCAGCTACTATGTACAAATAGAGGTGGCAAATGCGCCTGCCGATTATACGGTTTCCTGTACTAAGGATGATGGTACTGCCGCCGGAACGTTTGATAAGGCTACCATGTGCATTACGGGGCTTACTCCTAATAGCATTTACCATATTAAGTTAGTCGATAAAATTGGATGTGAGTCTAATGTGATAGATGTCGATCTCAAGGAACTTGCTGAGCTT
This window of the uncultured Acetobacteroides sp. genome carries:
- a CDS encoding ABC transporter permease, yielding MQLPLFFARRYLFSKKKHTSINIMSMISLVGVAVGAMALVVILSVYNGFDSYVRSLYSTFDPELKITPAEGKFFKYDDALKAKLMAVDGVQTVSRTLEENALVRYANKQQIITVKGVDDSYSKVVGIDSMLVGGNFILTQGDIDKASVGAMIAQSLGIGVNFMDPLFIYLPNRDATDMQSPDSFSERYVFPTSIFQTNLDYDMKYVMVPIRLLDAAYNFTNEASALEVKVKPGANLSDVYGKMKEALGSKYEVKDRFMQNEVLFRIMKSEKWIIYMILSLILIVASFNIIGSLSMLMLDKQEDVFVLRSLGASSKLIERIFLFEGWLISIFGASIGVVLGLGVALLQKYYKIVKLSTEGAFVLDAYPVKIEAVDLLAVFITVVLIGYFAARYPISSLKKQLV
- the rbfA gene encoding 30S ribosome-binding factor RbfA codes for the protein MDSTRQLKIGRLLQKDLGELIQRQGLQAYDGAMVSVTTVRVSPDLSFARVYVSIFPSAKAKEVKVKLDAHAKMLRFELGQRVRHQLRIVPELAFYIDDSLDYVERIDNLLK
- a CDS encoding class I SAM-dependent methyltransferase, coding for MIKYVIALATRFIPRHQLQKVAHTFMKAITPFYTGTNFEDPIDGRTYRKLLPYGRITPRQNALAPYSMSLERHRLLWLFLKQKTSFFSKPARMLHVAPEYCFIPLFRRLKHIEYITGDLISPWADVKMDVQDIPFPDDSFDIIMCNHVLEHVTDDRKAMCEFFRVMKPGGWGIFEVPVDYSNPKTLEDPAINTPELREKHYWQDDHLRLYGRDYADKLRSVGFDVTEDNLLMELAPEQRKRYALPPQEIVYLCKKPQL